The following proteins are encoded in a genomic region of Triticum dicoccoides isolate Atlit2015 ecotype Zavitan chromosome 1B, WEW_v2.0, whole genome shotgun sequence:
- the LOC119310156 gene encoding ALA-interacting subunit 1-like, whose product MSVSGSESGASANKPKYSKFTQQELPACKPLLTPGIVIGAFSLIGIIFVPIGLASLSASQEIVELIDRYDEECVTASDKIGFIQDSKANKACTRKITVPKPMKGPIHVYYQLENFYQNHRRYVKSRSDQQLRDKDYKDPQAVIKACDPEATTGDGSLIVPCGLIAWSLFNDTYAFSVNKKSVTVNKKDIAWASDKNNKFGSNVFPVNFQKGGLIGGGNLNDKLPLSEQEDLIVWMRTAALPTFRKLYGRIETDIMASDKITVAIQNNYNTYSFGGTKAVVLSTASWIGGKNNFIGVAYVAVGGICLLLAMGFVVLYVVKPRALGDPAYLSWNKEAAEYSH is encoded by the exons aTGAGTGTGTCAGGGTCGGAGAGCGGGGCCTCGGCCAACAAGCCCAAGT ATTCTAAATTCACGCAGCAGGAGCTCCCGGCATGCAAGCCGTTGCTAACTCCCGGAATC GTCATCGGCGCCTTCTCGCTCATCGGCATCATCTTCGTCCCGATAGGGCTCGCGTCCCTGTCAGCGTCGCAGGAG ATTGTTGAATTGATAGATCGATACGATGAGGAGTGTGTCACCGCCAGCGACAAGATCGGGTTCATCCAGGACTCCAAGGCCAATAAGGCGTGCACCAGAAAGATCACG GTGCCCAAGCCGATGAAAGGCCCCATACACGTCTACTACCAGCTGGAGAACTTCTACCAGAACCACCGGCGGTACGTCAAGAGCCGGAGCGACCAGCAGCTGCGCGACAAGGACTACAAGGACCCCCAGGCGGTGATCAAGGCCTGCGACCCGGAGGCCACCACCGGCGACGGCTCCCTCATCGTGCCCTGCGGCCTCATCGCCTGGAGCCTCTTCAACGACACCTATGCCTTCTCCGTCAACAAGAAGTCGGTGACGGTGAACAAGAAGGACATCGCCTGGGCCAGCGACAAGAACAACAAGTTCGGCAGCAACGTCTTCCCCGTCAACTTCCAGAAGGGCGGCCTCATCGGCGGCGGCAACCTCAACGACAAGCTACCT CTGAGTGAGCAGGAGGACCTGATCGTGTGGATGCGGACGGCGGCGCTGCCGACGTTCAGGAAACTGTACGGGCGGATTGAGACGGACATCATGGCGAGCGACAAGATCACGGTGGCGATCCAGAACAACTACAACACGTACAGCTTCGGGGGCACCAAGGCGGTGGTGCTGTCGACGGCATCGTGGATCGGCGGCAAGAACAACTTCATCGGCGTCGCCTACGTGGCCGTCGGCGGCATCTGCCTCCTCCTCGCCATGGGCTTCGTCGTCCTCTACGTCGTCAAGCCAAG GGCCCTCGGGGACCCAGCGTACCTTTCGTGGAACAAGGAGGCCGCCGAGTACTCGCACTGA
- the LOC119349133 gene encoding uncharacterized protein LOC119349133 — MEISLDALLGVQRHGQDLADRLAQGVSGLLLHLHAQPPQLPWPAPLKLVPFDIELPAAGVDLPAVAVASFVEIGGRLGQAGSELGASVGGAVQQLSRQIPVPFRARRRKWDGASAPPTPAAAVDEGEAGLARERAAEGGMALEGVGEGGSLEEVAAAVAAATGSAAAARAVGAGAEGADGSDEEEDGFEFEIGTLGKFMKPQGTVNVSATYNTWHHTVDSSVVARGDFWRLESSRGGSTNGNNSAPGFLIQLGPLLFVRDSTTLLLPINLSKQHLIWYAYDHKNGVHSLCPVVWSKQKKWLLMSMMCLNPVACAFMDVEFSNGQLRYVAGEGITASGFFPLFGGLLQAHGKFPGETKLGFSFKSTQGTWFTPTYQWPDNSLSFGVAHAIAWKKSGLMMRPSTQVSVCPTLGGSDPGIRAEIVHSLKEEIGVSCGFSCSRHPSAFTSLSIGRSKLNGEVGSSGVVVTMEKPLDNMGSPSLSVQLNGGLEF; from the exons ATGGAGATCTCCCTGGACGCGCTGCTGGGCGTGCAGCGGCACGGGCAGGACCTGGCCGACCGCCTCGCGCAGGGCGTCTCggggctcctcctccacctccacgcGCAGCCGCCGCAGCTCCCGTGGCCCGCCCCGCTCAAGCTCGTCCCCTTCGACAtcgagctccccgccgccggcgtcGACCTCCCGGCCGTGGCCGTCGCGTCCTTCGTGGAGATCGGCGGCCGGCTCGGGCAGGCCGGGTCCGAGCTCGGCGCCTCGGTCGGCGGCGCCGTGCAGCAGCTGTCGCGGCAGATTCCCGTGCCGTTCCGCGCGCGGCGCCGGAAGTGGGACGGGGCCTCCGCGCCGCCGACGCCTGCGGCGGCGGTGGACGAGGGGGAGGCGGGGCTCGCTAGGGAGAGGGCTGCCGAGGGCGGGATGGCTCTGGAGGGTGTCGGGGAAGGAGGCTCCCTTGAGGAGGTggctgcggcggtggcggcggccactGGGAGTGCCGCTGCCGCCCGTGCGGTCGGGGCCGGGGCTGAGGGCGCGGATGGGTCGGATGAAGAGGAAGACGGGTTCGAGTTCGAGATTGGGACCCTGGGGAAATTTATGAAGCCTCAG GGGACTGTAAATGTCTCGGCTACGTACAATACATGGCACCACACTGTTGATAGTTCAGTAGTTGCCCGTGGAGATTTTTGGAGGTTAGAATCATCACGAGGTGGTTCAACTAATGGAAATAACAGTGCACCTGGTTTCCTTATCCAGTTGGGTCCATTACTTTTTGTCCGGGACTCTACAACACTTCTTTTGCCTATTAATCTATCAAAGCAACACCTTATTTGGTATGCTTATGATCACAAG AATGGAGTGCATTCCTTATGTCCAGTGGTCTGGTCAAAACAGAAAAAATGGTTGCTGATGTCCATGATGTGCCTCAACCCTGTAGCTTGT GCTTTCATGGATGTGGAATTCTCAAATGGGCAATTGAGATATGTTGCTGGTGAGGGGATAACAGCGAGTGGTTTTTTCCCATTATTTGGTGGATTGCTTCAAGCCCATGGGAAATTTCCTGGAGAAACCAAACTGGGCTTCTCCTTCAAG AGCACACAAGGCACATGGTTTACCCCTACTTATCAATGGCCTGACAATTCTCTGTCATTTGGAGTTGCCCACGCGATAGCATGGAAAAAGTCTGGCCTTATGATGAGACCCAGCACCCAAGTCAG TGTTTGCCCCACTCTCGGAGGAAGTGATCCAGGCATACGGGCGGAGATTGTCCATTCGTTGAAGGAAGAGATCGGTGTGTCGTGCGGCTTCTCATGCTCGAGACATCCTTCGGCTTTCACATCTCTTTCT ATTGGGCGGTCCAAGTTgaacggtgaagtcggcagctcggGGGTAGTAGTCACCATGGAGAAACCCCTCGACAACATGGGATCTCCATCTTTATCTGTTCAACTCAACGGAGGTCTCGAGTTCTGA